ttgagatttagtccctacacttaaaaaattttaaatgaagttctcctaatttttttatttaaaattttcagtccaATCATGGAAATGATAagtaatttcaattaaaatttctcAATTTGACATGTTGGTTAGACTACTTTCATATGCCATGGTGTATAAGTGatagaaaataaacatattataGTGACAAATATTAACGAAAACTACCAATGACAATCatgatttaactaaaatttttaaattaaaaaagtagcaggatttaatttttaatttttaaaatacaaggactaattCTCAAATTCTATAGAAGTATAAGTactaatagcatattttaacctttaagtttatatattcgataaatttaaatttaaatacatcTAAATGAACAATAAAATAACGGGAAAAATTTGTATAAAACAGATATATTATCTCTTTCCAATTGTTTAATGCCATATCATCAATTTTatcctaaatttcaaaaaaaaattaaagcgaTAGAAATGATGTAGCGTCACTGTTtgataaaataactttaaaaaaaaatctaggaAGGAAATTGACAAATAATTGAGAAGATGAAGCCAAAGTTAAGAAAATGttgtataattaaaataaacccCCTGGGAGGGAGACGTGTAAATGGACGTTTGGTCGCATGTTATCACCACCACCCACCCGTCCAGCCGGCGCGGTGCCGGCCGCCGACGGCAATTCCAAAGAGGAAACGTCGCTTTGGAAAATCCTCCGATATTTATCTTATACCCTTTGCGCTCTTTTCTTCCctttgacatatatatatacacatacaatATCCCAGTTTCCTCCATAGAAATTACTTTCTTCTCATTTCTTGAAAACCAATATCTTTGTTTCCCGCTTGTTCGAACTAGATTCGAAGATGAACCATAACCAACAGCAGCAGATAAATCAACCTTCAGGTCACCACTCTTCTTCACATGCTAatatgctatatatatatgtatcgaGAGAGTTTTCAATAACTATGGTTTCTAAGTGATGCAAAAACCAGCGACTAATTCCGGTTTTAGTTGTTGAATTGTTGTTCCAGTTGCAAGCCAACCACCATCCACGGAAGCAGGTCCGTATGTGGCTCCACAGCCGGCTGGTTACCCATTGAGCAAAGGCGATGATCAGCCCTACTATTCCCAAAAGCTTGTTGCGGTGGAAACCAAGTCCAGAGGTGATGGATTCTGGAAGGGTTGGTAAGTAACAAAATAATTGTCCATATTATATTGTGAATTTATTAATCAGTAACACTTTGTTAAAATCCATTGGTATTAATTTGTTTGGGCTTTATTGCAGTGCTGCTGCTTTATGCTGTTGTTGTGTTCTGGACGCATGCTGTTGATGATTTACACAGCTTTTATATTGACTGGAGTTCATCGTTACAtttgtttttcattattttcttaaatGGGGATATCAGACATTTTATGTTTCTCTCTTCATACTTTAAATTgactttattttccttttccgAAGTAAAAGAAACATGAAATGTAAAATAGAAAGATTAAAGGAAAACACCAAGCAAATGGCATCTCCCCCTGCTTCTATCATTGGCGGTTGTGTTCTTCCACCTTTAAAAATAACACTAACACAAATTTAAAATCCAGTATTTTTATATGATGTAACATTCATATTGACTTAGTgttcattcatattttaataattaagtaaattaattatatttggagTGAAAAAAAGTTTGtgttttaaaaattgaataagaTTCTTAAATAACACTTATTTTATATTCACTATTCCTTCACGAATAGAGcgactttaaaaattattttaaggggttgaaattgaattataaatttttgaaaagttaaaatataattttatcattattaatttataatttctttataattttttttaagggcATCAcaaaattttcttcatttttaggACTTAACAATTTTGGGTAGGGGATTGTCTACTCCTTTTAGATTCGCACTTGCCCCAAATTAATTAGAGatttaaaagagtaaaattatttgtaaattacaaaattaaatgactaTATGTTTTATTTCTATAAGtcaactattcaaataataaattatatggagtttatttaggatttttttttaaaaaaatattaagttcaaGTCACCATGATTTAAAAGGGCAGTAAACTTATTTGTGCGTAATCCTGCTTCCAGTTGCTTAGGTACATCCTCAAATACTTGTACTTCAAATGTTCTGTTAAAAGTTATTTTGGCTATGTAGTCAGCCACCTGGTTCATCTCACTTGGAATATGTCTAATACTACATTGGTCCATATTCCTTAGTATTTGATTTATCCTTCACAATAATCCCGAGAAAGAATTTGCCAAATGTCTATGTTGGAGGGCATTAACCACCTCTAAATTGTCAGTATGAATCAAAACCTTGTTGAACCCCTGTCTTTCAAGAAGAATCAAACCATCCATGGCACCCCAAAGCTTAGCATCAAAGACTGAACATTCTCCCAAATAATGATTGAAACCTAATATCCAATCTCCATTCTATTTGTGCATACACCCCCAGCAGTAGTGAAACCTGCATCTGACTTAACAACACCATCAGTATATAAGAAAATCCAATTATCTAATAAAGGTAGATTGAGATCAGTAAAATGTTGTCTTGATGATCATTTCTTGTGAGCTAAATCAAACTGCTTAGCCCAACTAATAGATGATCTAATAGTTTCAGAATGAGTCTAAGATAATTCTTGAAACACAAAAAGATTTTTGTTTTTCCATATGCGCTagacaattaaaccaaaaaggcTAGCCCAAGTGATTCTCATACTTAGCATCCTCAAAGTACTACATAAATTGGGTTCCATCCAATCAAGTAGAttactagaaaaaaaaaaccaacttgCTTATTGTTCAGCACAAGACATATCCAAACTTCTTTGGTAGCAGGATAATCCCTAAGCACATGCAAGATATCTTCAAACATATCCAAACACTTGCGATCATTGACCAATATCTCACTTTCGCTAGAAACACAATGGtgaagatttaattaaataaaatcctATATTTATAATGTCTcatcatatattttatttgagtttttaaatgcaaactaatttaattaattagtgaccatattataatttatatgcatatacGTCACATGAAATTTTATCTTGTATGTAGAGTTGTTTAGTTCGGTTCAAAAGTTCGCTCGAAAAATGAGAGGgtttaaataaaagtatagactCGAAAAATGGGTTTGCGTAAAAAAATAAAGCCgatttagaaaacgggccgagcCCCGAGTCAGATTTTCTGTCCAAGCCTGGCCTGACTcgatttttcaataaaaaaaacctgaaatttttccatgttttgttgttgttttgcgACTTTTTTgtcactattttgctaccatttcattattatattgctactattttgttgttaatgtttgaatattatataacacttgttttattgttaattttgcggCTATTTTAGATacattttcttgttaagttgaacttatcttagtgttatttaagtataaagatttttttaaaaatttattttcaatttatcgtgaaatatttatttttaatgtttttagtctatttagtgtattttatttttttttaaaattatataaaaaataaaatttaaaaaatttaatacggattgaatctaaattttaaaatttttatttaaattggaCTTAAACAAAAACTTAGTCCCACAAAATTATAGTTGTATGATATACCATACAAATTAAATGATCTTTCAAAATTGCGGGGAACTTATAGTATTCACAAAACTAATTTTGGATATTATCATATCATATGTATGTAAGTCGCATAAAGTTTTATGTCGTAAATTACACCATATGGTTAAGTTTGTTGTTTAATAGCTTTAATTGTGTCTTATAatctaattatttcatataactataatatttacaaatttaataacatttttttacaaatggaaaaaaaatcacacataacatattcatattatatgtttgactaaatccttgtattaatttttaatcataacttatattctttcaaaaaaaattcactaacttatatataaaatatttatgaagtaattgaaattttaaattaacttatTTCGCAAGTTATAATCTGACATggcattaataattaaaattcaaataaattatgttCTAAACTAGTGCTTATATGCATACTTAGTGATAATAATGATTATActaaaaattatgattatattaaaaattgataCAATTTAAACTAAAATCAATGAGTTAGACTACTTGAACTAAAACCTATAAAAAACAACCGTACATTATAACTCGAGATCCATGCACATATTTAAGTTTCGTATTTTGGATAAAATCATGTAGCTTGTGCAACTTTCACCTTCATTgtagttttcattttattttaataaataatcttGAACTTATACTATTTTGAGTATCGTTTTCAtactattcaaataaaaaaatcctaTAAAAACACATGAACGAATCAtatcataaaacacaaattactaatatataaatatttaaagtaaaCTAAATTGaaagttactaaattattaataaatttacgttttgatcacttaacttcaaaaaattataaaatagtcattaaattatttaaaaattttaatttaaaaatcgaTGTTATATAAccttcttttatatttatttgcatacaAAATGCATGCGAAATTATTGGACCTAAATAGACCCATCACTCTGACCGGAAAATTAAGGCCCCAAAATCTAatccaaataaaataaacctATGATTCTTAGTATAGCTAGGGAGTTCATAAATGTAAGCCCAGCCCACCAAGATTCCGAAACCTATAGGGTTTCACTCAACTCGCAGTATATATTACCTCATTTCCCTTTTTCCTTGTTTCTTTACTTAGGGTTTTTGGGAGAAGAGAATCAGAGCCGCAGCTGCCGCCGTCGCCATGGTGAAGTTTCTTAAACCAAACAAGGCAGTTATCGTCCTCCAGGGCCGATACGCTGGCCGCAAAGCCGTCATTGTCAGATCTTTCGACGATGGCACACGTGACCGCGCCTATGGCCATTGTTTGGTTGCAGGGATAAAGAAGTATCCAAGCAAGGTTATCCGCAAGGACTCCGCGAAGAAAACCGCCAAGAAGTCACGCGTCAAGTGCTTCATCAAGCTCGTCAATTACCAGCACCTGATGCCCACGCGCTACACCCTCGATGTGGACTTGAAAGACGTGGTTACCGTCGATGCTCTCCAGACCAAGGACAAGAAAGTGGCCGCTTGTAAGGCAACTAAGGAGAGGTTTGAAGAGAGGTTCAAGACTGGGAAAAACAGGTGGTTCTTTACTAAGCTCAGGTTTTAAGTGTTTTATTGGAACATGTTTTATGCTTATGTAGTTTTATCGAACAATTTTGAATTTAATGACGGGTTTTGAATCTGTTTGGATAAGATATTTCTgggttattatttttgttatattatgGAACGTGATTTGCTCATTTCTATAAGAAATTTAAGCTTTTGAACTATTTTTTGTCCTTTATGATTTA
The Gossypium hirsutum isolate 1008001.06 chromosome A07, Gossypium_hirsutum_v2.1, whole genome shotgun sequence genome window above contains:
- the LOC107948045 gene encoding 60S ribosomal protein L27-3, which gives rise to MVKFLKPNKAVIVLQGRYAGRKAVIVRSFDDGTRDRAYGHCLVAGIKKYPSKVIRKDSAKKTAKKSRVKCFIKLVNYQHLMPTRYTLDVDLKDVVTVDALQTKDKKVAACKATKERFEERFKTGKNRWFFTKLRF
- the LOC107953365 gene encoding cysteine-rich and transmembrane domain-containing protein WIH1, encoding MNHNQQQQINQPSVASQPPSTEAGPYVAPQPAGYPLSKGDDQPYYSQKLVAVETKSRGDGFWKGCAAALCCCCVLDACC